Below is a window of bacterium DNA.
ACGGGCTCTCGCGCACGACGGCCTGCATGAAGAACTACATGGGCGTCGTCGGCGGCAATCGCAGCGTCTGGCACCAGGACTTCGCGACCTGCCTGGTGGACATCACGGCCTTCCTGAAGCCGCGCCTGTGCGTGCTGGACGCGACGCGCGTGCTCCTGCGCCACGGCCCGCAGGGCGGCAACCTCGAGGACGTGGCGACGCCCGGCCTGGTCGCCGCCGGCGCCGACATCGTCGCGCTGGACGCGCTGGCCGCCGAGCTGATCGGCCTCGCGCCGGCCGAGCTGCCCGTGCTGAAGGCGGGCGTTGCGGCGGGCCTGGGCAGCCTCGACTACCGCGCGCAGGCCGGTGCGGAGCTCGCCGTCTCGTGACCGCGCGGGGCCGGGCGCGGCGGCTCATCTGGCTGCGCCGCGGCGTCCAGGCGGCGAGCCTGGCGCTCTTCGTCGGGCTGCTCCTCGCCATGCGGCCGCCAGAGAGCGGCGCGCCCTCGCCCCGGCTCGGCTTCTACTTCCACCTCGATCCGCTGCTGCTCGTCGGCGCCTGGCTGGGCGGCGAGCGCCTCGCCGGGCCCGCGCTGCTCGCCCTCGCCACGCTCGCGCTCACCGTGCTGCTCGGCCGCGTCTTCTGCGGCTGGCTGTGTCCCCTCGGCGCGCTGCACAACGCGCTGAGCTGGCTGGGCTGGCGCAGCGCCGCCCGCCGCCGCGAGACGGACGGCCTCTCGCGCTGGCAGCGCGCCAAGTACTGGCTGCTCGTCGCCCTGCTCGTGATGGCCGTGGGCGGCGCGCACTGGACGGGCGTCTTCGATCCCCAGTCCCTGCTCTACCGCAGCCTGACGACGGGGCTGCTGCCCGGCCTCGACTGGGGGATCAGCGCGGGCGCAGCGGCGATCTTCCAGGCCGACCCGCAGCTGGGGCCGCTGCACCTGACCGCGCTCAGCGAGCCGCTCTACCGCTTCTGGCGGGACGCGCTGCTCGCTGGCAGGGAGTTCGTTTTCGCGGGCGGCGGGCTCATCCTGGCCCTGTTGCTCGCGCTGCTCGCGCTGAACCTCTGGCGGCCGCGTTTCTGGTGTCGTTACCTGTGCCCTCTCGGCGCGCTGCTCGGCGCCTGCGCGGGGCGCACGGCCCTGCGCCTGACGCCGACCGGAACCTGCGGCGCCTGCCAGCGCTGCCTGCTGCGCTGCCCCGCGGCGGCGCAGCCCGAGAAGCCCGGTCAGTGGTTGCCCGAGGAGTGCTTCGGCTGCTGGAACTGCGTGGCGAGCTGCGGCGAGGACGCCCTCGACTTCCGCTGGCAGTGGCCCTGGCGGCGGCCCGCCGCCGCGCGCGTGGACCTCGGCCGGCGCGCGCTCGTCGGCGCGGGGCTGGCGGGCCTCGGCGCGCTGCTCGTCTTCAAGTTGCCGCCGAGCGCGCGGGCGAAGACCTTTGGCCCCGAACTGATCCGCCCGCCGGGCGCCCTCGCCGAGGGCGACTTCCTCGCCCGCTGCGTGCAGTGCGGCCTGTGCATGCAGGTCTGCCCGACGGGCGCGCTGCAGCCGGCCATCGATCAGGCGGGCCTGGCCGGCCTCTGGACGCCCGTGCTCGTGCCGCGCCTGGGCTACTGCGAGCACGGCTGCGCGCTCTGCGGGCAGGTCTGCCCGACGGGCGCGATCGCGCCGCTCGCGCTCGCCGAGAAGCAGGCGCTGAGTATCGGCCTCGCCACCATCGACACCACGCGCTGCCTGCCCTACGTCTACGGGCGCGAGTGCATCGTCTGCGAGGAGCACTGCCCCGTGCCGACGAAGGCGATCTACTTCGTGGAGACGGAGGTCACGCTGCGCGGCGGCGAGCGGCGGGTGCTCAAGCAGCCGCGCGTGGAACCGACGCTCTGCACGGGCTGCGGCATCTGCGAGACGAAGTGCCCCTTCGCCGACCGCGCGGCGATTCGCGTGACGAGCGCGAACGAGAGCCGGCATCCGGCGAACCAGCCGCTGCTGCCGGGCGGGACGGAGAGCGTTGGAAGCAATCCCTACGGCGCCTAGCGCAGAGTCGGCAGGGAGACGAGTCCCGACTGCAGGCGCAGGGTATCACCGGCGATCCGGGCTGCACCGAAGCGGCCGGCATAGTCGCGGAAGCTGAGGCCCTGCGCGGCTGCGGCGAGCAGCGAGGCATCCCGCCGGCAGATCGCCGCCAGCGCCGCGAGGGCGGCCCGCGCTGCGCCGCTGTCCGGGTAGGCGGCCACGAAGGCGCGCTCGGGCGAGAGCGCCTCGCCGTAGTCCCCCACCGCCGCATAGACGCGCCCGTCGAGGCTGAGCGGATCGCCGCCGGAGAAGGGCAGGTAGGGCTCCTCGCTGAAGGCGCCGCGCAGGAGCCGCTCGCTGTGCGGGCGCAGGCCCGCCTGCGGGAGCGCCGCGAAGAGCGGATCGCCGCCCGGCGCGGGACGGGACCCCGCCGCGGCGTCGGCAATGGCGGCCATCGCGGGCTGCAGCGCGGGCGCGCCGTCCGGGTTGTTGACCTGGATGAAGAGGTCCCCCGCAACCAGCGTGAGCTGATGGGGCGCGG
It encodes the following:
- a CDS encoding 4Fe-4S dicluster domain-containing protein, translating into MTARGRARRLIWLRRGVQAASLALFVGLLLAMRPPESGAPSPRLGFYFHLDPLLLVGAWLGGERLAGPALLALATLALTVLLGRVFCGWLCPLGALHNALSWLGWRSAARRRETDGLSRWQRAKYWLLVALLVMAVGGAHWTGVFDPQSLLYRSLTTGLLPGLDWGISAGAAAIFQADPQLGPLHLTALSEPLYRFWRDALLAGREFVFAGGGLILALLLALLALNLWRPRFWCRYLCPLGALLGACAGRTALRLTPTGTCGACQRCLLRCPAAAQPEKPGQWLPEECFGCWNCVASCGEDALDFRWQWPWRRPAAARVDLGRRALVGAGLAGLGALLVFKLPPSARAKTFGPELIRPPGALAEGDFLARCVQCGLCMQVCPTGALQPAIDQAGLAGLWTPVLVPRLGYCEHGCALCGQVCPTGAIAPLALAEKQALSIGLATIDTTRCLPYVYGRECIVCEEHCPVPTKAIYFVETEVTLRGGERRVLKQPRVEPTLCTGCGICETKCPFADRAAIRVTSANESRHPANQPLLPGGTESVGSNPYGA